From the Lathyrus oleraceus cultivar Zhongwan6 chromosome 4, CAAS_Psat_ZW6_1.0, whole genome shotgun sequence genome, one window contains:
- the LOC127138429 gene encoding eukaryotic translation initiation factor 5A-2 encodes MSDEEHHFEAAADAGASKTYPQQAGTIRKNGYIVIKGRPCKVVEVSTSKTGKHGHAKCHFVAIDIFNGKKLEDIVPSSHNCDVPHVNRTDYQLIDISEDGFVSLLTDNGSTKDDLKLPTDDALLTQIKDGFAEGKDLVVSVMSAMGEEQICSLKDIGPKN; translated from the exons ATGTCCGACGAAGAGCACCATTTCGAAGCTGCCGCCGACGCCGGAGCATCCAAAACCTATCCTCAGCAGGCCGGTACCATTCGCAAGAACGGTTACATCGTCATCAAAGGCAGGCCATGCAAG GTTGTTGAAGTTTCTACTTCAAAAACAGGAAAGCATGGACATGCAAAGTGTCACTTTGTTGCAATTGATATTTTCAATGGGAAAAAGCTTGAAGATATTGTTCCTTCATCTCACAATTGTGAT GTTCCCCATGTGAACCGTACCGACTATCAGCTGATTGATATATCTGAAGATGGTTTT GTGAGTCTGTTGACTGATAACGGAAGTACCAAGGATGATTTGAAACTTCCCACTGATGATGCACTCCTTACTCAG ATTAAAGATGGATTTGCTGAAGGAAAAGATCTTGTGGTTTCTGTCATGTCTGCCATGGGAGAAGAGCAGATATGTTCTTTGAAGGACATTGGTCCTAAGAATTAG